From a region of the Methanolinea sp. genome:
- a CDS encoding NADH:ubiquinone oxidoreductase, producing the protein MNGFVITHSPALLIMLPLLGAFAAPFIGRVSPKVRSAWIILIMTLTTLVALLLASDVLLHGTRIYVFGATSPNLVVPLDSGGIPIRIIFTVDAMSALMQVIAAVCGFAVLVYSLSADRIHSGLESFYTLFLLMITGIMGMVSTGDLFNFFVFLEILSIASAGLIAYRIDGGLAVEAALKYFVLSTIGAMAILVAIGIYYGEYNALNIAMIASRMQLTLLDQVALVLIITALAMKCGAVPLHFWTPDAYSMAPSSITAMLVVASQASLYGLFRVVFTLYNVTLNAMTVGWIIIILGILSMVIGVTMAIPQKNVKRLMAYHAISQTGYMLLGVGVGLAVLGNQPLMESFGYIAMEGGIFHIINHAMYKGLLFLTAGAIFFRIGTYNLNRMGGLGHSMKYTMVFFIIGALAIAGIPPFNGFASKLMIYESVFAFNPVLAVIAMVVSILTLASFVKVFHSIFMGPKLPDFDTVQEAPVPMLIGMGVLAVIVIIFGLFPQAVVDALIAPAAHALADQSGYIATVLGGA; encoded by the coding sequence ATGAACGGATTCGTTATCACGCATTCACCGGCGCTCCTGATCATGCTTCCCCTTCTCGGAGCCTTTGCGGCGCCGTTCATCGGCAGGGTTTCCCCAAAAGTCCGGTCAGCATGGATTATCCTGATCATGACCCTGACCACCCTGGTCGCGCTCCTGCTCGCTTCCGACGTCCTTTTGCACGGCACGCGGATCTATGTATTCGGAGCAACATCTCCCAACCTTGTCGTCCCGCTCGATTCAGGCGGTATTCCCATCCGGATCATCTTCACCGTCGATGCCATGAGCGCGTTGATGCAGGTGATCGCAGCGGTCTGCGGGTTTGCCGTCCTCGTCTACTCCCTCTCGGCCGACCGCATCCATTCAGGACTCGAGAGTTTTTACACCCTGTTCCTCCTGATGATCACCGGGATTATGGGTATGGTCTCAACCGGGGATCTCTTCAATTTCTTTGTCTTTCTCGAGATCCTCTCTATCGCCTCGGCTGGCCTGATCGCGTACCGCATTGACGGGGGTCTTGCCGTGGAAGCCGCGCTCAAGTACTTCGTCCTCTCGACCATCGGGGCTATGGCAATCCTCGTTGCCATCGGGATCTACTACGGGGAATACAATGCCCTCAATATCGCCATGATCGCGTCCCGGATGCAGCTCACCTTACTCGACCAGGTAGCCCTGGTGCTGATCATCACCGCCCTGGCCATGAAGTGCGGGGCTGTCCCCCTGCATTTCTGGACTCCTGACGCTTACTCTATGGCCCCCTCATCGATAACTGCCATGCTGGTGGTGGCAAGCCAGGCCAGCCTGTATGGGCTCTTCCGGGTGGTCTTCACCCTCTACAACGTAACCCTCAATGCGATGACCGTCGGATGGATCATCATCATTCTCGGGATACTTTCCATGGTAATCGGAGTGACCATGGCCATTCCCCAGAAGAATGTGAAGCGGTTGATGGCCTACCATGCCATCTCCCAGACAGGCTACATGCTGCTCGGGGTCGGCGTTGGGCTCGCGGTGCTCGGCAACCAGCCGCTCATGGAATCCTTCGGGTACATCGCCATGGAAGGCGGGATATTCCACATCATCAACCATGCCATGTACAAGGGACTCCTCTTCCTCACTGCCGGGGCCATCTTCTTCAGGATCGGGACCTACAATCTCAACAGGATGGGGGGTCTTGGCCACTCGATGAAATACACCATGGTATTCTTCATCATAGGCGCCCTGGCCATTGCCGGGATACCCCCCTTTAATGGATTTGCCTCGAAACTAATGATATACGAGTCCGTGTTTGCCTTCAATCCAGTTCTTGCGGTGATCGCCATGGTGGTGAGCATCCTCACACTTGCCTCCTTTGTCAAGGTCTTTCACTCAATATTTATGGGACCCAAGCTCCCTGACTTTGATACGGTGCAGGAGGCACCGGTGCCGATGCTGATAGGGATGGGGGTTCTTGCGGTGATCGTGATCATCTTCGGCCTCTTTCCCCAAGCGGTGGTGGATGCCCTCATCGCCCCTGCCGCCCATGCCCTTGCAGACCAGAGCGGGTATATTGCTACCGTTCTCGGAGGTGCCTGA
- a CDS encoding hydrogenase, giving the protein MTLIESLSTGTGFWNPLAWLIAVVVAAVIVYLIRHRGEPGYKKGTIQTVPFISGNPEPDKEMVHVRASNLYWGYLDALKGYYDLIVPAHTGVLNDYMLWYLGIMAALFVVVMFI; this is encoded by the coding sequence ATGACCCTCATTGAATCCCTCTCCACGGGCACCGGGTTCTGGAACCCCCTCGCCTGGCTGATCGCCGTTGTGGTTGCAGCAGTGATCGTGTATCTCATCCGGCATCGGGGCGAGCCGGGATACAAGAAAGGAACGATCCAGACCGTACCTTTCATTTCGGGGAACCCCGAGCCGGATAAAGAGATGGTCCATGTCCGAGCATCCAACCTGTACTGGGGATATCTCGATGCCCTGAAGGGATACTATGACCTCATCGTGCCTGCCCATACCGGTGTCCTGAACGACTACATGCTCTGGTATCTCGGCATCATGGCAGCGCTCTTTGTTGTGGTGATGTTCATATGA
- a CDS encoding NADH-quinone oxidoreductase subunit B family protein, translating to MKPTPYFNRSLWAFHFNSGSCNGCEIEIVAAITPRYDPERFGIKLVGSPRHADVLVVTGPVVKKMKDRLIRVYNQIPDPKVVMCIGTCGISGGVFYDSYNLEGPVDEIIPVDVYVPGCPPRPEAIIHGVVTALAKLERLEGGSV from the coding sequence ATGAAGCCTACACCATATTTCAACCGGTCGCTGTGGGCATTCCACTTCAATTCAGGGTCCTGCAACGGGTGCGAGATCGAGATCGTGGCTGCCATTACACCCCGGTACGACCCCGAACGTTTTGGTATCAAGCTGGTAGGATCACCACGACACGCTGATGTGCTGGTGGTCACCGGCCCGGTGGTAAAAAAGATGAAGGACCGTCTGATCCGGGTATACAACCAGATACCGGATCCAAAAGTGGTAATGTGTATCGGGACCTGCGGGATCTCAGGTGGTGTCTTCTACGACTCCTACAACCTCGAGGGCCCGGTGGACGAGATCATCCCGGTGGATGTCTACGTGCCCGGGTGCCCGCCGCGACCTGAAGCTATAATTCACGGAGTCGTCACGGCGCTTGCGAAACTCGAGAGGCTTGAAGGAGGCAGTGTATGA
- a CDS encoding NADH-quinone oxidoreductase subunit C, giving the protein MTEKVLTPDQVAQVFRERFGAAVTDIRITEQRVGVRKNPNFNIWIDIDRSSLCSAIATLIDIHFPHLSVISGVDTGDAVRLIYHFTVFYGHRGAECTVSFSVNLPKDDLSVPTISGLIPGAVFSEREKQEFLGVRVTDIPDGRRLFLPDDFPDGVFPWRKDETGVPEGMINELWRSKRPVDRPAPPAEKKELCELPSEDSPAGEGSS; this is encoded by the coding sequence ATGACAGAAAAGGTACTCACACCAGACCAGGTTGCCCAGGTCTTCCGGGAGCGATTCGGTGCGGCGGTCACCGATATCAGGATTACCGAACAGAGGGTGGGTGTCCGGAAGAACCCCAACTTCAACATCTGGATCGATATCGACCGATCGAGCCTTTGCTCTGCCATTGCCACCCTGATCGATATCCACTTCCCCCACCTTTCGGTTATCTCCGGAGTGGATACCGGCGATGCGGTCAGGTTGATCTACCACTTCACTGTATTCTATGGGCATCGGGGAGCGGAATGCACGGTGAGCTTCTCCGTCAACCTTCCAAAGGACGATCTCTCTGTACCCACCATTTCAGGCCTCATCCCCGGAGCCGTATTCTCCGAGCGGGAGAAACAGGAATTCCTCGGGGTCAGGGTCACAGACATCCCGGACGGGCGCCGGCTCTTTCTTCCCGATGACTTCCCTGACGGTGTCTTTCCGTGGAGAAAGGATGAGACCGGTGTTCCCGAAGGCATGATCAATGAGCTCTGGCGTTCAAAGCGCCCGGTCGACCGCCCGGCTCCCCCGGCCGAAAAAAAGGAACTGTGCGAACTTCCATCAGAAGATTCACCTGCAGGGGAGGGATCCTCATGA
- a CDS encoding nickel-dependent hydrogenase large subunit — MSGEKKVPYIVPIGPTHPALKEPVMFTFEMEGERIREVDFAPGHVHRGIEWMGMRRNPVQIVHLTDRICGICGVSHTLAFSRAVEQVAGIEVPERADYIRTIIAEFERIQSHLLWAGVAAHELGFDSLLHLTWRVREQAMDVIENLTGNRVNYGLVQVGGVRRDIVPEQHKVIEDCLSAYEGVLTKLLDLFLHDKTIAMRCRDVGVLSKDDALKLCTVGPTARASGVNVDLRQDYPYCAYGDLEVRAILPDQYAGETRGDVYDRIVVRLLEVGQSCGIIRQCISEMPAGEITAEPKLAKLLAICKKARGEAIGRVEAPRGECFHYVLMEGKEAPHAWKVKASSYSNLMSWIPMLRGEQIADIPIIVASIDPCLSCTDRVAVVKMGSRSILSKEDLHRLSVEKTRRLQQ; from the coding sequence ATGAGCGGGGAGAAGAAAGTCCCCTACATCGTCCCCATCGGGCCGACTCACCCGGCGCTGAAGGAACCAGTGATGTTTACCTTCGAAATGGAAGGGGAACGGATCAGGGAGGTGGACTTTGCACCCGGTCACGTCCACCGGGGTATCGAGTGGATGGGCATGCGCAGAAACCCGGTACAGATCGTTCACCTCACTGACCGTATCTGCGGGATCTGCGGGGTTTCCCACACCCTGGCTTTTTCCCGTGCGGTGGAGCAGGTAGCAGGGATTGAGGTCCCGGAGCGGGCCGATTACATCCGCACCATCATCGCTGAATTCGAGCGAATCCAGTCCCACCTGCTCTGGGCAGGAGTGGCTGCCCATGAGCTCGGGTTCGACTCGCTGCTGCACCTGACCTGGAGGGTTCGGGAACAGGCGATGGACGTGATTGAGAACCTCACCGGGAACCGCGTCAACTACGGGCTCGTGCAGGTGGGAGGGGTGCGGCGGGACATCGTCCCGGAGCAGCACAAGGTCATCGAGGACTGCCTCTCCGCATACGAGGGAGTACTAACAAAGCTCCTCGATCTCTTCCTGCATGACAAGACCATCGCCATGCGGTGCCGGGATGTGGGGGTGCTCTCGAAGGACGATGCCCTGAAGCTCTGCACTGTCGGCCCCACTGCCCGTGCGTCCGGGGTGAATGTCGACCTCCGGCAGGATTACCCGTACTGTGCCTATGGCGACCTCGAAGTCCGGGCCATCCTCCCCGACCAGTATGCGGGCGAGACCCGGGGAGACGTATACGACCGGATCGTGGTCAGGCTGCTCGAGGTAGGCCAGTCCTGCGGGATCATCCGTCAGTGCATCTCCGAGATGCCGGCTGGTGAGATCACCGCAGAACCGAAGCTTGCCAAGCTCCTGGCCATCTGCAAGAAGGCCAGGGGGGAAGCTATAGGGAGGGTGGAAGCCCCCCGTGGAGAATGCTTTCACTACGTGCTGATGGAAGGCAAGGAGGCCCCGCATGCCTGGAAGGTCAAGGCTTCCTCGTACTCGAACCTGATGTCCTGGATCCCCATGCTACGGGGCGAGCAGATCGCCGATATCCCCATCATTGTAGCCTCAATCGACCCCTGCCTCTCCTGCACCGATCGGGTTGCGGTGGTGAAAATGGGGTCGCGGTCGATTCTCTCCAAGGAAGACCTGCACCGGTTGTCAGTTGAAAAGACCAGGAGGCTGCAACAATGA